In a genomic window of Anoxybacter fermentans:
- a CDS encoding cold-shock protein, whose amino-acid sequence MERGVVKWFNSQKGYGFISRENGDDVFVHFSAIKEDGFKSLEEGQRVKFDIVQGERGPQAANVVKL is encoded by the coding sequence ATGGAACGTGGAGTTGTAAAATGGTTTAACAGTCAGAAAGGCTATGGCTTTATCTCTAGAGAAAATGGAGATGACGTCTTCGTACATTTTTCTGCAATCAAAGAAGACGGTTTTAAGTCTCTAGAGGAAGGTCAAAGAGTGAAATTTGACATCGTACAAGGTGAACGTGGCCCACAGGCTGCTAATGTTGTAAAACTGTAG
- the gyrA gene encoding DNA gyrase subunit A, producing the protein MKSTITSIAIEDKMKDAYLSYSLSVIVGRALPDVRDGLKPVHRRILYAARDMGLTPDKPYKKSARIVGEVLGKYHPHGDAAVYNAMVRMAQDFAQRYPLIDGHGNFGSIDGDNPAAMRYTEVRLAPFSMDLLADINKETVEFVPNFDNTLKEPVILPSRIPNLLVNGSSGIAVGMSTDIPPHNLREVIDGLIQLLENPEISIDKLMKTIKGPDFPTGGEIVGIKGIHSAYKTGQGRITIRARAKIESKSKTKDQIIITEIPYQLQKAKLIEEIADAVNKEKITNISDIRDESDRDGMRIVIELKPNANSKIILNQLYKYTSMQTTYRINMLALVGKQPKILNLKEILEEFLKFRKEVVIRRTRYELRHAEDRLHVLKGLKIAIDKLDLIIQIIRSSKSTSKAKEKLIKTLNITEIQADAILKMQLQRLVGMEQEKIEIEINELNEKIANLKLILNNKEALKNLIKKELLEIKDKYGDPRRTTIIEDASKAEIDTEDLIKEEDVVVTLSYRQYIKRTNDPDNIRAGKKDFITHILKGTTLDRLLFFTRSGNCYGLNVYEISEHHPLSTGDPLNNYIKIPLDDEIVNVIMLNKETKEKFITIATAKGMIKKTIASEYESSITQIKAINLDDDDYVIGVKVTDGKQNILLGTRNGMTIHFAEEEVSATGRNTKGCIGIKLDDNDQVISFNLTAEDHYVVALTKDSRGKRTHIFEYKIQKRNGKGLKTLSSNNYQLLNIISGKKDQYLVFVKENGDLKELQIKDITETQRTGNMYSQKELGHDQLIEIVAVPIVPEWVKTEK; encoded by the coding sequence ATGAAAAGTACTATCACATCTATAGCTATCGAAGATAAAATGAAGGATGCCTATTTAAGTTATTCCCTTAGTGTTATTGTAGGGCGGGCATTACCTGATGTACGGGATGGATTAAAACCTGTACATAGAAGAATTCTTTATGCCGCCCGGGATATGGGACTTACCCCGGACAAGCCATATAAAAAATCTGCGCGAATCGTTGGGGAAGTATTAGGTAAATACCACCCCCACGGTGATGCCGCTGTTTATAATGCTATGGTGCGGATGGCTCAGGATTTTGCCCAGCGCTATCCATTAATTGATGGGCATGGAAACTTTGGTTCCATCGACGGTGACAATCCTGCAGCTATGCGTTATACTGAAGTCAGACTGGCTCCCTTTTCTATGGACTTACTGGCCGATATTAACAAAGAAACCGTAGAATTTGTCCCCAATTTTGATAATACCCTTAAAGAACCGGTAATCTTACCTTCACGGATTCCTAATCTTTTGGTTAACGGTTCAAGTGGTATCGCAGTAGGAATGAGTACCGACATTCCTCCACATAATTTACGGGAAGTAATAGATGGATTGATTCAATTACTGGAAAATCCAGAAATTTCCATCGATAAATTGATGAAGACCATAAAAGGCCCTGATTTCCCCACCGGAGGTGAAATTGTAGGAATTAAGGGGATTCATTCAGCATACAAAACCGGGCAGGGCCGGATAACCATCCGGGCCAGGGCTAAAATTGAGAGCAAAAGCAAAACTAAAGATCAGATCATCATCACCGAGATTCCCTATCAACTGCAAAAAGCAAAACTCATTGAAGAGATAGCCGATGCAGTAAATAAAGAAAAGATTACCAACATTTCTGATATCCGGGACGAATCTGATCGGGATGGAATGCGGATTGTAATAGAACTAAAGCCAAATGCCAATTCTAAAATTATTTTAAACCAACTCTATAAATATACTTCCATGCAAACTACCTATCGAATCAATATGCTAGCATTAGTAGGTAAGCAGCCAAAAATTCTCAATTTAAAAGAAATTCTTGAAGAGTTTTTGAAATTCCGTAAAGAAGTAGTTATCCGGAGAACCCGCTATGAATTACGCCATGCAGAAGATAGACTCCATGTACTTAAGGGACTCAAAATAGCTATTGATAAATTAGATCTTATAATTCAAATTATCCGTTCTTCCAAATCCACCTCTAAAGCTAAAGAAAAATTAATTAAAACCTTAAATATAACCGAAATTCAGGCTGATGCCATTTTAAAGATGCAGTTACAGCGTCTTGTGGGAATGGAACAGGAAAAAATTGAGATAGAAATCAATGAATTAAATGAGAAAATCGCCAACTTAAAATTGATTCTTAACAATAAAGAAGCTCTTAAAAACCTGATTAAAAAAGAGCTATTAGAGATTAAAGATAAATATGGTGACCCCCGTCGAACCACCATCATAGAAGATGCTTCTAAAGCAGAAATTGATACCGAAGATTTAATCAAAGAAGAAGATGTTGTAGTAACCCTTTCTTACCGCCAGTATATTAAACGAACTAATGATCCAGATAATATCAGGGCTGGTAAAAAAGATTTTATAACCCATATCCTTAAGGGAACCACCTTAGATCGGCTTCTCTTCTTTACCCGTTCGGGTAACTGCTACGGGTTAAATGTCTATGAAATCTCCGAACATCATCCTCTTTCTACAGGCGATCCTTTGAATAATTATATAAAAATTCCTCTGGATGATGAAATAGTAAATGTCATCATGCTTAATAAGGAAACTAAAGAAAAGTTTATTACTATTGCTACAGCAAAGGGTATGATCAAAAAGACCATTGCCAGTGAATATGAATCCTCTATTACCCAAATTAAAGCTATTAATCTAGATGATGATGATTATGTTATCGGGGTTAAAGTAACCGATGGAAAACAGAATATATTACTTGGAACCCGTAACGGAATGACCATTCATTTTGCTGAAGAAGAAGTTTCTGCAACAGGGCGAAATACCAAAGGCTGTATAGGTATCAAACTTGATGATAATGATCAAGTAATTAGCTTTAATTTAACAGCAGAAGATCATTATGTAGTTGCCCTGACAAAAGATTCCCGGGGCAAGAGAACTCATATCTTTGAATATAAAATTCAAAAGCGAAACGGTAAGGGATTAAAAACTTTATCGAGTAATAACTATCAACTCTTAAATATAATTTCCGGCAAAAAAGATCAATATCTGGTTTTTGTCAAAGAAAATGGTGACTTAAAAGAATTGCAGATTAAAGATATTACTGAAACCCAACGTACCGGTAATATGTATTCACAAAAAGAATTAGGACATGATCAACTAATAGAAATCGTAGCAGTTCCTATAGTTCCAGAATGGGTGAAAACAGAAAAATAA
- the gyrB gene encoding DNA topoisomerase (ATP-hydrolyzing) subunit B, with amino-acid sequence MALFEEVKYDASQIQILEGLEAVRKRPGMYIGSTGTKGLHHLVWEVVDNSIDEHLAGYGNEIRVILNPDGSITVEDNGRGIPVDIHPDKGIPAAQVVLTTLHAGGKFNNNSYKVSGGLHGVGISVVNALSEWLKLEIHRDGKIYQQEYRRGVPQNELTVVGKTKRSGTTITFLPDSTIFEITEFKFETLAHRLQESAYLNNNLKLILIDLRGEEPQKVEFKYEGGIVAFVEHLNQSRDLLHKDVIYVEKQVGDKHIQVAFQYNDGYNERIYSFANNINTVDGGYHVTGFKSALTKALNTWGKNNNILKSSDPSLTGNDVREGLTAVINVKLPNPQFEGQTKAKLGNSEMRSIVETIVYDYLGYYFDTNPEVAKTIIEKALQAVRNRKALKKARELARRKSALNSHSLPGKLADCSSRKAEKSEIFLVEGDSAGGSAKQGRDRQFQAVLPLKGKILNVEKSRLDKILSNNEIATIIAALGCGIGEEFDISKLRYHKIIIMTDADVDGAHICTLLLTLFYRYMKPLIDGGYVYIAQPPLYKVTHGKKETYLYSDEQLKKYLKEIGNVKYTVQRYKGLGEMNPSQLWETTMNPETRRLQVVEIEDELEADEIFAKLMGSNADLRREFIMKNAEQVEELDI; translated from the coding sequence ATGGCCTTATTCGAAGAAGTTAAATATGATGCGTCGCAGATTCAAATCTTAGAGGGCCTGGAAGCTGTTCGTAAACGTCCAGGGATGTACATTGGTAGTACCGGAACCAAAGGGCTACACCATCTGGTCTGGGAAGTAGTCGATAACAGTATTGATGAACACCTGGCCGGGTACGGAAATGAAATCCGTGTTATATTAAATCCCGATGGAAGTATAACTGTAGAAGACAATGGACGTGGTATTCCTGTAGATATTCATCCTGATAAGGGTATTCCTGCTGCTCAGGTAGTTTTAACAACACTACACGCAGGTGGTAAATTCAATAATAACAGTTATAAAGTCTCTGGGGGTCTTCACGGTGTCGGTATTTCTGTCGTAAATGCCTTGTCTGAGTGGCTTAAGCTGGAGATTCATAGGGATGGAAAAATTTATCAACAGGAATACCGGAGGGGAGTTCCGCAAAATGAATTAACTGTAGTAGGCAAGACCAAAAGAAGTGGAACTACTATAACTTTTTTACCTGATTCTACTATTTTTGAGATTACTGAGTTTAAATTTGAAACCCTGGCCCATCGTTTACAGGAATCTGCTTATCTTAATAATAATTTGAAACTGATTTTGATAGATTTACGCGGCGAAGAACCTCAAAAAGTTGAATTTAAATATGAGGGTGGAATTGTAGCATTTGTTGAACATCTAAATCAGAGCCGCGACCTGCTTCATAAAGATGTTATTTACGTTGAAAAACAGGTAGGGGACAAACATATTCAGGTGGCATTCCAATACAATGATGGATACAATGAACGAATCTATTCTTTTGCAAATAATATTAATACAGTAGATGGGGGCTATCATGTAACTGGTTTTAAATCAGCACTAACAAAAGCCTTAAATACCTGGGGTAAGAATAACAATATATTAAAAAGTAGTGATCCATCTTTAACGGGTAATGATGTCCGGGAAGGGTTGACTGCTGTAATTAATGTCAAACTTCCAAATCCGCAATTTGAAGGTCAGACCAAGGCCAAATTGGGTAATAGTGAGATGAGAAGCATAGTTGAGACGATTGTCTATGATTATCTGGGATATTATTTTGATACTAATCCTGAAGTAGCAAAAACCATTATTGAAAAGGCTCTTCAGGCAGTACGAAACCGGAAAGCTTTAAAAAAAGCTCGTGAATTGGCCAGACGTAAAAGTGCCCTAAATAGCCATTCATTACCTGGAAAATTGGCTGATTGCAGCAGCCGTAAGGCTGAGAAATCAGAAATTTTTTTAGTAGAGGGTGATTCTGCAGGTGGTTCTGCAAAACAGGGCCGGGACCGGCAATTTCAAGCTGTTCTTCCGCTTAAAGGTAAGATTCTCAATGTAGAGAAGTCCAGATTGGATAAAATTTTGAGTAATAATGAGATTGCCACCATCATTGCTGCATTAGGGTGTGGGATTGGTGAAGAATTTGATATAAGCAAACTCCGTTACCACAAGATAATCATCATGACTGATGCTGATGTGGATGGTGCTCATATCTGTACTTTACTTTTAACTTTATTTTACCGATATATGAAACCGCTTATTGATGGTGGATATGTATATATAGCTCAGCCACCCCTTTATAAAGTGACTCATGGGAAGAAAGAGACTTACCTTTACAGTGATGAACAATTAAAAAAATATTTAAAAGAGATTGGTAATGTAAAGTATACTGTTCAGCGTTACAAGGGTCTTGGTGAAATGAACCCATCCCAGCTGTGGGAGACGACCATGAATCCTGAAACACGCAGACTTCAGGTTGTAGAGATAGAGGATGAACTTGAAGCTGACGAAATTTTTGCCAAACTTATGGGAAGTAATGCTGATCTTAGAAGAGAGTTTATTATGAAGAATGCAGAACAAGTTGAAGAATTGGATATCTAA
- the ndk gene encoding nucleoside-diphosphate kinase, producing the protein MERTFAMIKPDGVQRGLISDILKRYESKGLKIVAMKLMQISEEMARKHYAKHLNKDFFPELIRFITSGPVVALVLEGDNAIEVVRKLNGETNPQKASLGTIRGDFGISKTKNIVHGSDSKESAEREIQLFFSESEILSYERAIDEWL; encoded by the coding sequence TTGGAAAGAACCTTTGCGATGATTAAACCTGATGGTGTTCAGCGGGGGCTTATTAGTGATATTCTAAAACGCTATGAATCAAAAGGTTTAAAGATTGTGGCCATGAAGTTAATGCAGATTTCTGAAGAAATGGCTCGTAAACATTATGCTAAGCATCTGAATAAAGATTTTTTTCCAGAATTAATACGTTTTATCACTTCCGGGCCAGTTGTAGCTCTTGTACTTGAGGGAGATAATGCCATTGAGGTTGTACGTAAACTAAATGGTGAAACAAATCCTCAAAAAGCTTCTTTAGGTACTATTCGTGGAGATTTTGGTATTAGTAAAACTAAAAACATTGTTCACGGTTCTGACTCAAAAGAGAGTGCTGAACGGGAGATTCAACTCTTTTTTAGTGAAAGTGAGATTTTATCCTATGAAAGAGCAATCGATGAGTGGCTTTAG
- a CDS encoding cell wall hydrolase — MRFFSRKRRKTIANLLIVNLILPMVLLIILSAPAFADDLTEEDAYKGLAIALALILLAKMMKKILGNDQKVDIKIDIKTSTDYTKEDLEWLARVIYAEARGEPYEGQVAVGAVVLNRVKSHQFPNTIREVIFQPGQFSSVANGQIYLTPNATAYKAARDALKGKDPTFGALYFYNPKTAKNLDWFRTLKITVKIGNHVFAR; from the coding sequence ATGAGATTCTTTTCAAGAAAAAGACGAAAAACAATTGCAAATTTATTAATAGTCAATTTAATTTTACCGATGGTTTTATTAATTATCTTATCGGCTCCTGCTTTTGCAGATGATTTAACTGAAGAAGATGCGTATAAAGGTCTGGCTATAGCATTGGCTTTGATTCTTCTGGCCAAAATGATGAAAAAAATTTTGGGGAATGATCAAAAAGTTGATATAAAAATTGATATAAAAACGTCTACGGATTATACTAAGGAAGATTTAGAGTGGCTGGCCAGGGTTATTTATGCCGAGGCCCGTGGTGAGCCATATGAGGGCCAGGTTGCTGTGGGAGCTGTTGTCTTAAATCGGGTGAAAAGCCATCAGTTTCCTAATACTATCCGGGAAGTTATTTTCCAGCCGGGCCAGTTTTCTTCTGTAGCAAATGGTCAGATTTATCTAACTCCCAATGCGACTGCATATAAAGCAGCCCGGGATGCTTTGAAAGGAAAAGATCCTACTTTTGGAGCATTATATTTCTATAATCCTAAAACAGCTAAAAATCTGGACTGGTTTAGAACACTAAAGATTACTGTCAAAATTGGGAACCATGTTTTTGCCCGTTAA